In the genome of Flavobacteriaceae bacterium YJPT1-3, the window AATTGTGATTTATGCTGCTCTTCAAAAGACCGAAGTCCTAAAAATGGACGCTGCGGATTCGTTTTTCCGTCCTGGGTATTCGAATGTGTTGACTTTGCCATTTTATCCTTCTATTTTGGTCAGGTTCTCCTTAATGAACTTCCGGATGACTTCACCGAAGTCATCTTCTGAGGGAATGGAATCGATATTTTTACTGCGAATATCTGCAGGAATACGCTCGTCCGTAGGTGAAGTATCATCAATAATGTAGGGTCTGATATAGGTATCCTGTCCTTCTCTAAACAGCCCACTGCTTTTTTTGAATTTTTCTACATAAATGGCTTGTGTCCACTCCTTTTCATAGACATAACTGTCTTTCCTGCTGATCGAATTATTGGAGATCAATGGAATAACATAATCGCAGGTATTGATGTAATCACTGATGGTCTCTGAAAAATTTTCGCCATTTCTCAAATCATCATCATCAAAAAATAATTGTACTCCACAGCGTTCAAATTCATTTTTTAATTTTTTAATGAGTGGCTTATCATCCCAGCTATAACTTAAAAAAACCTTTTCCTTGTAAAGCGGTTTGTTGTCGGTACTGATGGTATTGATCTTTTCTGATTTTTCATACAATTCATCAATAAATTCAAGGCTATTTTTATACAAGACCTCGGCTTCCGGGGTTTTCAGTGGGGAGGAGCCAATAGGAATGACACTGGTCTTGTTGAAGGTCAAGAAGGACGATAGATCAACATCCTGAGAGGTGCGATCGCTGGCGACAAACTTAGACCGACCTGTTTTATAGCGGTTTTTCGAAATAATGCGAATGAAAAATCGCATAAACCAGTTGGGGAGACTGCAGCCTAAAAAGAGAATCGACTTGTTCTTCACAGAATCGAAGAGGGCTTTGGTGTTCTGCCCTTTTTTTTCATCCTTCCCCAAAAGCAACCGGTACAGATATTCCAGCTGCATTTCTTCAGTAACGGCAAAGTCGGAATCCTGGATATTGCCCATCAAATTGAATATGCTTACGATGGACTTGTCGTGATTAAGAGTGCCATCCAATTGATTGTTGTCCTGTATGGAAAAATTAACGGATGGATTGACTTTTTTACCTTCTGCTTCGAAGGCTCGTTCTAAGAAATTATCAAAATTGACACTGAGGATGGTTTGGATATTATTGATTTTGGCCAGCTTTCTGAAGGGCTCCAATACAATTTGTTCATCGGTCAGGTTTTTGACAATCCTGATGATATACGCTTTGATATCGTCATCGCTGGTGATACCCGCACCCACTAGGAGTTCAACAACATTATTGAGATTGTAAGGTGTAGGCGGTTCTTCTGATTGCTTGTATTCATTCCAAATGGCAAAGGCAAGATATTCATTGATATTGACCACAATATCATCCTCTTCCAGCCTGGCTGACGCCATTTTGTCAATCAGCTCTTCATGCTTTGGAATGTCATTTTTCTTCAATCGGATTAGGGAAAGGTCATTGCCCAATACTATGACTAATTCGCTTCCCTCCAAGGCGAGTAAAATGTTCTTGTTCATAATTTATAGTTGGTTCATTTGGTTAAGGGTGCCTGTTGTAGGTGCCGATTTCAAGCCAACCGCTAGATTCGATCCCGGATTATACAGGAAGCCAAATAGCGTCATTATTGAAATTTCATGATGTAGATTACATGAACTTATCCAGCGATCTCTACTGGAGCCTGCATTAAGTTCTAGCTATCAAAGAGGGGAGTTTGAATGTACGATTTTATACGACACCATCAAACTGTATCTCTCTATCTTAGTGTAAATTACACCCCAGGCACTACTCTTAAATAGGCTTTCCGTTCACAATTCTGTAAGAACTGTTGATAGGTTTGGACTGCCTTCTCACCGTGAATGATGACACTACCTCCAACAACGTATGAATAAAGACGACCCGATATGAAGACTATTTTTTCAGCAGTGACAAATCTCCAGATATTATCAAATGCCTATCCTGACTCTTACTAATTCTGATTAAAATCTGATGTGTAGCACTTTTTTTTTTGAAATGTGGATCATTTCCAGGATGCCAAACAAGAAGGTCCTCAAGTAATAAATGCTGTATTGGAACCTATGGCTATTTTAGAATCTGAATGACTTTTGCAATGAAGCCATAGCCTCAGACTCTTTACCGCTACTGATTACAGCTGTGCTCAAGCTTTTACCCCAACTTTGCTCGGTAACATTCCAAACTTTTCTTTAAAGCTTTTGGTAAAGTAAGACATATTGCTGAACCCTACCGAATAGGCTACTTCACTGACAGATCCCGCCCCTTGAATTAACAGCTGATTGGCCTTGTTGAGTCGGATCTCGCTGACGAGTTGACCGGCAGATTTGTCGATAAGCGCTTTTAGTTTGCGGTGTAACTGGGCCCGGCTAAAGCCCACCTGTGCGGCTATGTCTTCGACAGAAAGCAAATCGTTGTCCAGGTTTTTCTGAATTACCCCCACTACCTTTTGTAAAAATTGATCATCCACCTTGCTTACCGGTAAGTTGTCGATTTGATGTAATTCTGATGCTTTGAAATGCTCCCAGATCTTACGACGCGCTTCCATGAGATTTTTGACCCGTATACGTAATTCCTGTGCATCAAAAGGCTTGGTGAGATAAGCATCGGCTCCCAATTGCAGACCGGCCAATTTATTAGCCTGTCCCGCTTTGGCCGTAAGCATGATGACTGGGATATGGCTGGTCTTTTCATTTTGCCTTAAAGCGCTACAGAGCGCATACCCATCTTTTTTAGGCATCATCACATCGCTGATGATCAAATCAGGAATATGCTCATAGGCCATGCGTTCTCCCTGTTCACCGTGTTCAGCAAAGAGTACCGTGTAGGAGTTACTTAAAATTTCACCGATATAATTTCTTAGATCTTGGTGGTCTTCCACCACGAGAATAACGTGTTCGTGAGAGATTGTAGGGGCGGGTGTCTGCTGCGGTTTCGACACCCCTAGTTTTTCCTCAGGTTCTGATTTTACAGCCATTGGACGCTCAACATGTATACGGTCTGGGAAATCTTTTAATTGTACTGGTAGTCGAACTTTAAACGAAGTACCTCGACCGGCTGTACTATGCACGCTAATTTGACCCTGATGCAGTTCCACTAATTCTTTAGTCAGCGCTAGACCAATGCCGGATCCTTTGGCTTCTGTTCCTTCTACTCGGTAAAAGCGGTCGAAAATACGATCGATCTCTTCTTGCTTCATGCCATTGCCCGTATCGCTCACGGTAATCGTCAGTGCCACTGTCGTAACCGATGCAGTGACCTGCACGGCCCCACCCTCGGGGGTGAATTTAAAAGCATTGGACATCAAATTGGAGATGATCTTCTCCAGTTTGTCCGGATCGTAGTAGGCCATGACATCATCTTCAACATGGAAACTCGTGTTCAAACTGATATTGCATCGTTCGGCCATACTTTCAAAAGAGAAGACAAGACTTCGTATAAAAGCACTTAGCCCTCCTTGCTTTAATTGAAGATAGACCGTTCCGCTTTCAATTTTCGAAAGATCTAAGAGCTGATCAACAAGAATTTGTAGTCGGGAGATATTCTTTTGGATGCGTTCTGTCGCTTGCTTAGTGAGGGAAACAGCTCCATTGGCTTGATCGTTACGAAGGGAGGCCTGTTCCAGAGGTCCTTTGATCAAGGTGAGAGGAGTCCGGAATTCATGGCTGATGTTGGCAAAAAACCGACTTTTCAATTCATCTAAATCTTTTATACGCTGATAGTCGGCTTGCGTGCGCGCAGCCTCCACACGGGTGTTTTGATTTTGAAGACTGATCTTTTGACTGCGATAAGCCATGCCAAAAGCATAGATCACAATTTGAAAAAATAGGCCTGTACCATAGGGGTCGATACGAAAGGGTGGTATAATGTATCCCAAAGACCAGAGGGTTCCAATGATCAGAAATATACTGGCAATCAAGGAGCCCACTCCAAAATATCGCGCGAACAGATCTTTTTTGGCACATAAAATAACAGAAACGATCAAGCTACAGATGGTGTATATATTCAATACCTGAAAGTGAAATCCAAATCCGGTAAAGTGAATGTCAGGTTGCGCATAAGCCACATAGATGCAAACCGCAGTGGTTTCAATCAAGACAAAAAAGGCCAGGGCGAGTATGACTTTATCGAGTCTTGGAAATTTTTCTTTGGTGCCGATGAACGACCGACCAAAAAACCAAAAAGCAAAGAAAATACCATGGGTTACAAATAACCAGATCGAATAGCGGAATTGCCCCATATGTCCCACCCCTAAGCCCATGGTCATTGCCTGAGTTACGGTACAGAACAAGAGCCAAAGCGAAAACCAGAAGTACACCGGCTCCCTTAAATAGAGGAACTGCAAGAGAAAATAAAGGAAAATAATGAAGGTGACCCCAAACATAAAGGTATTGAAGCTGTGGTGGTATTGATTGAGGGCGTGGTAGTACGGTTGACTAGGACTACGCGCACTCAAGTTGAAATAAGGGGGATAACCCAAATCATTTCCGGAGGCTCTTATGATCAACTGCACCTCCTGATTTACCGGGAGACCGCTAAGATCAACACTGTTATAATACCAGGGCAAGTCTGTGCTGCGCTGTTCTTGAGGAAGTTCGACCCCGGTTCGCTGAACAGCTACTAATTGCCCTTTCGCGAAAGCATAGACCTCAACAATTCCATTGCTCTTGGTCCATACCGGAGGTCCTATCCGACGATCTTCAAAATGCAGTTTCCAGTCCGTGAGTGAGTCGGTGGCCCTAATGGTCAATGATCCCCAATAGGTCATGTTCGATTCTAACATCCGCGGAAGCTCATCACCGCGTTGAAAATTATTGGGTGGAGCATTCCGTAAACGATCTACTGTTAATTGTTCTTCCGGATCAGCATAGACCCGGAGCACAGGATTCAAATCATGTACCGGGTATTTCGGGTCAAGAAGATATTCCTGTTGCGCCTGTCCAGACCCGGTGGCTGTAAAAAACAGACCTAGAAATGCACAGAGCACGAAAAACAGCTTTTGTTCTTTATTGATCATCCTAAGGATTTACTGACTACGAAATTCAAAAGATTTCCTCCCATCGACTAACGCTGATGTTTCATCGCCTGATACCGATGTTGCATTCATCAAATTCTGAAACAAAATAGTTAAAATCTGCAACATAGTTCCTAGCCACTCCATTGACCTACAGTTAGTTTTGACCGTATTAATCACGACCGCATAGGGTCACAATCAATAGAGTCATGAACAGGAAATCATTTCTTAAGCAATTGGGTGCAGCTGCAGTATTCACAGCAGTTCCTACCGGTACTGTTTTGGCAGCACTGAAAAATCAAGGAGTCAGGTCTTTACTTCCGGCTGGCCAATCAGACCCGAGAACGCTTCCTAAGGTAGTGCGTAAGGAGGAAGGAAAAGCGCTGGTTATTTTAGGTAATAAGCAATGGCACAAAATAACAGGAGCAGATACGGAAAACCAATTCTTTGAGTGGTTTGATCGCCTAAGTCCGGGTTCTATGATCCCACCCCATATTCACAGTCGGGAAGACGAGATCTTTCGGGTGAAAAAGGGCGAAGTAGAATTTATGATCGGGGATCGCATCACTACGCTTCAAGCGGGCGATGTGGCCTTTGCTCCTAAAAATATCGCCCACAGCTGGAAAGTAGTAGGTCAGGAAGAGGCTGAGATGACCGTCAGCGTCTTTCCAGCCGGGATGGAGCATATGTTTCACGAACTGCACCAGTTGCCCCCGGGACCACCTGATTTGGAACGTGTTTCTGCGATTTGTGAGACCTACGGAATTCAATTTGTTTAACCATTAAATATCAATATCATGAAAAATTCAAATGTATTAGTGCTCCCTGTGTTACTCATCACGCTTGCCGTCTTTTCCATAGCTTGTGAAGCTGATGATGATGATGAGGTCATGCTGGAAGCCTGGGAACAGGAAATTGAGGAACTACGGATAGCCACCGCAAAGTATGAGAATATTGAGGTTGCTGAAAACGAGGGATTTATTGACGTATCTGGATTTGTGCCTAACATGGGACATCATTTTTTGCTGCCTCCGCGAGCCGATCAAACCTTCGTTCTGGAAGAACCTGAGATCCTCTTGTACGCTCCCGATGACAATGGAGTGATGCAATTTGTAGCGGTAGAGTATATCGCGCCTTATGAAGATGCGGAAAATCCAGGGACACCGCCTGAGGGCTTTACCGGACCTGTAGATGAGT includes:
- a CDS encoding toll/interleukin-1 receptor domain-containing protein — encoded protein: MNKNILLALEGSELVIVLGNDLSLIRLKKNDIPKHEELIDKMASARLEEDDIVVNINEYLAFAIWNEYKQSEEPPTPYNLNNVVELLVGAGITSDDDIKAYIIRIVKNLTDEQIVLEPFRKLAKINNIQTILSVNFDNFLERAFEAEGKKVNPSVNFSIQDNNQLDGTLNHDKSIVSIFNLMGNIQDSDFAVTEEMQLEYLYRLLLGKDEKKGQNTKALFDSVKNKSILFLGCSLPNWFMRFFIRIISKNRYKTGRSKFVASDRTSQDVDLSSFLTFNKTSVIPIGSSPLKTPEAEVLYKNSLEFIDELYEKSEKINTISTDNKPLYKEKVFLSYSWDDKPLIKKLKNEFERCGVQLFFDDDDLRNGENFSETISDYINTCDYVIPLISNNSISRKDSYVYEKEWTQAIYVEKFKKSSGLFREGQDTYIRPYIIDDTSPTDERIPADIRSKNIDSIPSEDDFGEVIRKFIKENLTKIEG
- a CDS encoding ATP-binding protein, which produces MINKEQKLFFVLCAFLGLFFTATGSGQAQQEYLLDPKYPVHDLNPVLRVYADPEEQLTVDRLRNAPPNNFQRGDELPRMLESNMTYWGSLTIRATDSLTDWKLHFEDRRIGPPVWTKSNGIVEVYAFAKGQLVAVQRTGVELPQEQRSTDLPWYYNSVDLSGLPVNQEVQLIIRASGNDLGYPPYFNLSARSPSQPYYHALNQYHHSFNTFMFGVTFIIFLYFLLQFLYLREPVYFWFSLWLLFCTVTQAMTMGLGVGHMGQFRYSIWLFVTHGIFFAFWFFGRSFIGTKEKFPRLDKVILALAFFVLIETTAVCIYVAYAQPDIHFTGFGFHFQVLNIYTICSLIVSVILCAKKDLFARYFGVGSLIASIFLIIGTLWSLGYIIPPFRIDPYGTGLFFQIVIYAFGMAYRSQKISLQNQNTRVEAARTQADYQRIKDLDELKSRFFANISHEFRTPLTLIKGPLEQASLRNDQANGAVSLTKQATERIQKNISRLQILVDQLLDLSKIESGTVYLQLKQGGLSAFIRSLVFSFESMAERCNISLNTSFHVEDDVMAYYDPDKLEKIISNLMSNAFKFTPEGGAVQVTASVTTVALTITVSDTGNGMKQEEIDRIFDRFYRVEGTEAKGSGIGLALTKELVELHQGQISVHSTAGRGTSFKVRLPVQLKDFPDRIHVERPMAVKSEPEEKLGVSKPQQTPAPTISHEHVILVVEDHQDLRNYIGEILSNSYTVLFAEHGEQGERMAYEHIPDLIISDVMMPKKDGYALCSALRQNEKTSHIPVIMLTAKAGQANKLAGLQLGADAYLTKPFDAQELRIRVKNLMEARRKIWEHFKASELHQIDNLPVSKVDDQFLQKVVGVIQKNLDNDLLSVEDIAAQVGFSRAQLHRKLKALIDKSAGQLVSEIRLNKANQLLIQGAGSVSEVAYSVGFSNMSYFTKSFKEKFGMLPSKVGVKA
- a CDS encoding cupin domain-containing protein, translated to MNRKSFLKQLGAAAVFTAVPTGTVLAALKNQGVRSLLPAGQSDPRTLPKVVRKEEGKALVILGNKQWHKITGADTENQFFEWFDRLSPGSMIPPHIHSREDEIFRVKKGEVEFMIGDRITTLQAGDVAFAPKNIAHSWKVVGQEEAEMTVSVFPAGMEHMFHELHQLPPGPPDLERVSAICETYGIQFV